The window TCATAACAGATGGAGTCAGTGCTTGGGTAGGGCTTTTTCCGTATGGCCAATATGCAGGTTTTGCCCTCGCTGAAATAACGAAGTTGTATACCGCTCGATATGACTATAACCATGAATTTGGATACGCAGATCGTCACGGTTGTTATGCTAGAGCCTTCTCCTCTCAGATTAAAAATCATAAACTCTATACCCCAACGATTATTGACGGAAAAGAACAAAAGGGATTGGTGAAACATACGGGACTACGTGCTAATCGTGGATATTTAGCAAAGGAAAGGGATAACGTCGAAGTGACCATATGGACGTACCAGTTACCTGAAGATATAACGGTGCTGACGAAAGGGCATGACAATGAAAACTTTTTAAGCGATAAGGATTTTGGCCTCCGAAGGATGCCTTTCCAGATCGCCAGGGAATATGTGTTGACCTTAGGTGATGTTCCTTATTATTTTGATAGTACGATTGAATCGGGTGGGTCGTGGTAGCTGATTCTTGTTAAATATGAAGCCACAGCGCCTAAAGCAGCGGCCCTTTTGGATGAAGCCTTTGATGACATTACCAGCGTCCTCCTATTCGCACTGAAGTATCGAAAAAGACTTCGAACCACCAATGGAGTTGAAGGACTCAATTAGGAAGTTAGAGGTCGTGAGAGAGTGATTCGAATCTTCCCGATTGAAGCAACTGCTATTCGCCTTCTGGGTGCTCTATTGATGGAACAGAGTGAAAATGGCAAACCGGTCGGAATTACTTCGAGATGGACCAATACCATCAAATGATGCAAGAACAGGCGCCAATTGAAACAAAAGTAGCCTAACATCGCTTTTTATTCCACGATCCGCTTTATCATAGATCAACAGAAGTTGCCGTTGAAATTACACACTAATTTGGACTTGACTAACACTTTGGAAAGGATGAATAAAATGAACTTGAAAAAACGTAACATCTTCATCACAACTTTACTTATGCTATTACTCCTGTTACCATTTGGAATGTTAGAAAAAGCGGAGGCCGTCACATCGGAACAATACTTTACCTTCGATGCTTCAACGGGAACTATTACAGGGTATGACATAGCAGGAGGAAAGGATCTGATTATTCCTAAGACGATAGGAGAGGTAAACGTCATTAGCATAGCTAATCATGCATTCTCTAACAAGCAACTGAGTAGCGTAACGATCCCTGACAGCGTCGCTAGTATTGGGACGAAAGCATTCTATAACAACCAACTGAGCAGTGTGACGATCCCAAACAGCGTGGCTAGAATTGGGTGGGAATCATTCGCTGACAACCAACTGAGCAGCGTGATGATCCCAGAAGGTGTTGCTAGCATAGAGAAAGCAGCATTTGCTAACAACCAACTGACCTCCGTCTCTATGGGAAACGGCGTTACCAGAATTGGAGAGAAAGCATTCTATAACAACCAACTGAGCAGTATGACGATCCCAAACAGCGTCACTATTATTGGAGATAGGGCATTTGCCGGAAACGGTTTGAATGAGAGTGATGTCATTCTTGGTGACGGGTACCCTTACTACTGGATCTATGGAAACGATAAAACGGAAGT is drawn from Tindallia californiensis and contains these coding sequences:
- a CDS encoding leucine-rich repeat domain-containing protein; protein product: MLLLLLPFGMLEKAEAVTSEQYFTFDASTGTITGYDIAGGKDLIIPKTIGEVNVISIANHAFSNKQLSSVTIPDSVASIGTKAFYNNQLSSVTIPNSVARIGWESFADNQLSSVMIPEGVASIEKAAFANNQLTSVSMGNGVTRIGEKAFYNNQLSSMTIPNSVTIIGDRAFAGNGLNESDVILGDGYPYYWIYGNDKTEVRGHITSGNQGVLVIPDGVTSIGTRAFANIQLSSVTISESVTNIGHGAFANNQLSSVTIPDSVISIGDRAFAGNDLNESDIILGDGYPYYWIYGNDKTEVRGHITGGDQGVLVIPDGVTSIGKRAFAYNQLSSVTIPNSVTKIGDSSFANNQLTSISMGNGVTRVGDGAFYNNQLSSMTIPNSVTKIGDSSFA